From Pseudomonas sp. AN-1:
TTCGACCAGTTCGCTGGGCTCGCTGGCAGGCATGCGACCTCCGGGGCACAGGGCGGGACATCTCTTGCTCAGTTTAGGCGCCGGCTGCCGGAGTCTCGGGCGATCGGTGCGCGCGGCGTCCTTGCAGGCCCCTGCGGCGGCGACTTTACTTGCCTAGGTACCGTTCCTCGAAGAGTCCCGCTGGCGAGGTGCCTGTCATGCCACGTTCCCTGCCGTCGTCCGTCCGTCCCCGCGCCATCGCCGTCAGCGCGCCTGCCCAGCGCCTGTCGCACCTCCTGCTGGGCGCGGCGTTGCTGGTTGCCCTGGCGGAGGCCGCGCAGGTCCGTGCCGATGCCTTGCCCGAGGCCGCGGCGCCGCAGGCCCACGCCAGCTTTCTCGCCATGTCGGCGGTGAGCCCCGAGTATCAGCGGGCCCGGCTGTCCACGGCCCTGCAGTTCGCCACGGCGCCGGAGGAGCCCGGGGCCAGCGCCACCTTCGGCTGGCTGGAGGCGACCGGCGAGGTCCTGCTGATGAGCCATGGCCCCTATCCCTCCGCCGTCGCCCGGGCGCGCAGCGAGCGGGAAGTGGAAAGCGCGATGCCGATCCGCGCGCTCGGCGAGCTGCCGCGCTACCTGATGATCTGCAGCTGGAAGGCGGCCGACGGCGAGGCCCAGCCGGTGACGCTGGCCTTTGCCGAGCGCGACGACGCCAATGGCCGCCAGTCCAACACCCGCGACTACGCGAGCCTCAGCGTGCCCTGGGTGCCGACCGCCGCGCGGCGGGCGCAGCAGGTCTTCGCCGGCCACGACTGGTGCGGCGAGATCGCCCGCAGCGGGCAGTCGTCGGCGCTGCTCTGGCAGGCCGACACGGCCCGGCGCTAGGGGCCGACCCGGCGGTTTCTTTCCGGCCCGCCGCTGCGCGCTGCCTGCCATTCCGTCGCCATGGTCAGCGCCACCTTCCGCTTCTACGAGGAACTCAACGACTTCCTGCCGGCCGAGCGCCGGCGGCAGGCGTTCAGCTGCGAATGCGCGCGGGCGGCCACCGTCAAGCACATGATCGAGGCGCTCGGCGTGCCGCACACCGAGGTCGAGCTGGTGCTGGTCAACGGCGAGTCGGTGGACTTCGCCCGGCAGCTCGCCGACGGCGACCGGGTGGCGGTCTACCCGCGTTTCGAGAGCCTGGACATCACGCCGCTGCTGCGCGTGCGTGCCCGGCCGCTGCGCGTGCTGCGCTTCATCGCCGACGCCCACCTCGGCGGCCTGGCCCGCCTGCTGCGCATGAGCGGCTTCGACACCCTCTACGACAACGACTTCGAGGACGGCCAGATCGCCGCGCTGGCCGCCGCCGAGCAGCGCATCGTGCTGACCCGCGACCGCGAGCTGCTCAAGCGGCGCATCGTCAGCCACGGCTGCTACGTGCACGCGCTCAAGCCGGCGCTGCAGCTGCGCGAGCTGTTCGAGCGCCTCGACCTGGCGCGCAGCGCGCGGCCGTTCACCCTGTGCGTGCACTGCAACCTGCCGCTGCACGAACTCGACACCGAGCAGGCCCGTGCGCGCGTGCCGCCGCGCGCCGCCTGGCTGTACTCGCGCTTTCTCGGCTGCGATGCCTGCCAGCGCATCTACTGGGAGGGTTCGCACTGGCGCAACATGTGCGCGCTGCTCGGACCGCTGCTGGCGCGCGGCGGGCAAGCCTGAGCGTGTGCCCGGGCTATTCGATCTCGCCGCAGAACAGGTCCCAGCTGCCATCGGCGGGGCTGTTGCGCACCAGCAGGCTGTAGCCGCCGCCACGCAGCTGTTCCAGCGGCACCTCCACCCGCTTCGACAGCCGCCAGCCGGCCTGGGCGCGGCCGATGCGGTCGGCGAGCACGATCTGGTTCATCTCCCAGGCCGGCTCGGGGCCGAGGCGGTCGCAGCGGCCGGGGTAGATGTAGGTGTACAGATGCACCGGCCGGCTGGTGCCGTCCGGTACGCCGCCGATGATGAAGGAGATGCCGGTGCGCTCGCCCTCGGCCACCAGGGTGGCCTGGGCGATCTTGCCGGCATTGTGGTGGGTCGCCGCCAGCGGCACAGTGAGGAGCTCGCGCTCCTGCGTGGTGCCGGACCACGGGGTGCAACCCGTCCCGGCCAGCATCGCGCCGGCCAGCAGCCAGTACCTGATGGACATCGCTCGTCTCCTCCGCCCTGTGACCGGCGTGGTCGCCCGGCGAGCCGCCGGGCTGCCGGCCACGCCAGCCTGTGCAGCGTAGTCGACGGCGCGCGCTACAGCGCCCGGCGCAGCGGCCGCATCGGCGAACGGGCGAAGCCGTGGCGGGCATAGAAGCGCTGCGCCGCCACGTTGTCGTCGTCGGTGAGCAGGGTGACGCGCCGGCAGCCGCTGGCCCGCGCATGGGCGATGGCGTGTTCCAGCAGTGCCGAGCCGATCCCCGCGCCGCGCGCGCCGGCGTCGACCACCATGTCCTCGAGCAGCGCCACCCGCGCGCCGAGCGCGGTGGACACCGTGTACAGCAGGTTGACCATGGCGACGACGCGGCCGCCCTCGACCGCGACCAGGATGGCGCCGAGCCCGGGATCGGCGAGGATCGCCGCCAGACCGCGCTGCTGGGCGGCGCGGTCGGGGCTGAACTCGGCTTCCTGGGCGAAAAGTTGGGCGAGCAGGTCGCACAGGGCCGGGAGGTCGGCGGGGGTGGCGGGGCGGATGGTCATGGGCGTGGCTCCGGAGGGGGGAGCGCAAGTCCCAGCAGGAAGCGCGCCAATCCTAGTCCGGCGCCCGGTAGACGCTGCACTGCCAGTAGCCGCTGGCCGGCTGGCGCGGTCCCTGCCAGCCGAGGGCGCGCAGTTCGCGGGCGATCAGCTGGCCCATCAGGCCATGGCCGACCAGCAGGACCGAGCCGTGCCGGCGGGCCAGTTCGACCAGCCGCTGCGCGGCCTGGCGGGCGCGCAGCGCGGTGGCGGGGGCGGGCCGGGCGGGGCCGGGGAAGCGGGCCAGGCGGAACATCGCCGCCCAGGCCAGCGGCGGCAGCCGGGTGTCCAGCCAGGCCGGCCAGGGCGGCTCGGCCTCGCGGAACAGCGCCTCGCCGAGCACCGCCCGCCCCGGCGCCAGGCGCTGCGCCGACTCCGTGCAGCGGAGCAGGTCGCTGCAGGCCAGCACGCCGACGGCAGCCGCCTGCGCCCGGATCGCCGCCGGCACCGCGCCGGGCGCCAGGCCGGCCGCGTCGTAGAGGCGCAGCCATTCCTGCAGCGCCATCGGCCTGAACCAGGAGTCGAGGCGCAGCTCCGGCTGGCCGTGGCGGGCGAGAATGATCTGCATGGCGCCTTCCGTGCGGCGGTTTCCTCCAGCCACTATAGCCGGCGTGTGCGCCGTTCGGCCGGCGAGCCGAGGGCGGCCCCGGCAGTAGTCCCGACCGGCTCGCGCCGCTGCTGGACAAATCGCCGGCTGCTGCGCATAACGCTGGTGCGGCTGTGGCAGTCGCGCGGCGCCACGAGGGCGACGCTTCCCCCTGAATGGAGATTCGTGAATGGCAACTTCCCCCACCTTCGCCCGCTCGGCACTGCTGGCCATGGCGCTGGGCTGCTCCGCCGTGCTCGCCGGCCTGCCGCTGGCGGCCAGCGCCGCGCCGGTGGCCCAGCAGCGCACCCAGGTGCCGGGCTTCTTCCGCATGGCGCTGGGCGAGTTCGAGGTGACCGCGCTGTACGACGGCTATGTCGACCTCGATCCCAAGCTGCTCAAGGGCGCCAGCGCCGAGGATATCCAGCGCCTGCTGGCGCGGATGTTCGTCGAGGCGGACAAGGGCGTGCAGACCGCGGTCAACGCCTATCTGGTCAACACCGGCAGCCAGCTGCTGCTGGTGGATGCCGGCGCGGCGCAGTGCTTCGGGCCGACGCTCGGCGCGATCCAGGCCAACATCGCGGCGGCGGGCTACCAGGCGGCGCAGGTCGACCACGTGCTGCTCACCCACCTGCATCCGGACCATGCCTGCGGCCTGCTCGACGGCGAGGGCGGCATGGCCTTCCCCAACGCCAGCGTGCATGTGCCCAAGGCCGAGGCGGACTACTGGCTGAGCGCCGAGCTGGCGGCCAAGGCGCCGGAGGACCGCCAGGGCATGTTCAGGATGGCCCAGGCGGCCCTGGCGCCCTACGTCGCCGCCGGCCGCCTGCAGCCCCACGGCGAGGAAGGTCCGGGCATCGCCGGGGTGAGCGCCGCGCCCAGCCCCGGCCACACCCCGGGGCACAGCGGCTACCTGTTCGGCTCCGGCACCCGCCGCCTGCTGGTGTGGGGCGACATCGTGCACAGCCACGCGGTGCAGTTCGCCCGCCCGGACGTGGCCATCGAGTTCGATGTCGACAGCACCCGAGCCGTCGCCACTCGGCAGCGCGTGCTCGCCGATGCGGCGCTCGACCGGCTGTGGGTGGCCGGAGCGCACCTGCCGTTCCCCGGCATCGGCCACGTGCGCACCGAAGGCGAGGGCTACGCCTGGGTGCCGGTGGAGTACGGCCCGCTGCGCAGCGACCGCTGATTTCGGCCGCCGGCAAGGCGCCCGGCGGGCGCCCTTGCTAGCCTTGTCCGAGGCGGTGTGCGCGGAGATCGAGGATGGCCGGACGACTTTCCCTGCTGGCCCTGACGCTGGCCCTGCTGGGCGGCTGCGTCCAGCACGTTTCCCCCGAGCATCCCGAGGCGCTGCTGCCGGATCGCTCGGCGCAGATCGAGCCCGGGCTGACGCGGCGCTCCCAGGTGCACGAGCGGCTGGGGCCGCCGCTGCTGGCCAGCGACTACTGGGGCTTCGAGCTGTTCCGCGCCGACACCGAGCAGGCCGCCACGATGTTGGTGATCGCCCCCTGGCCGGTGCCCTTCGCCCATATCAAGGATCGCCTGCTGCGCTACAGCCTGGTGGCTTACGACGACGAGGCGCGCGTCGTCGCGGTGGACAGCGGGCTGGTCCGGCGGCCGACCGACTGGCGCAGCATGTCGCCCATCGAGACCGACTTTCCGGCGCTGCACCTGCGCAGCGGCGACCTGCTGTTCTTCGTCGTTCCGGACGGCGAGCGGCGCGAGAACCTGCTGGCCGCCCC
This genomic window contains:
- a CDS encoding Mut7-C RNAse domain-containing protein, with the translated sequence MVSATFRFYEELNDFLPAERRRQAFSCECARAATVKHMIEALGVPHTEVELVLVNGESVDFARQLADGDRVAVYPRFESLDITPLLRVRARPLRVLRFIADAHLGGLARLLRMSGFDTLYDNDFEDGQIAALAAAEQRIVLTRDRELLKRRIVSHGCYVHALKPALQLRELFERLDLARSARPFTLCVHCNLPLHELDTEQARARVPPRAAWLYSRFLGCDACQRIYWEGSHWRNMCALLGPLLARGGQA
- a CDS encoding GNAT family N-acetyltransferase; the encoded protein is MTIRPATPADLPALCDLLAQLFAQEAEFSPDRAAQQRGLAAILADPGLGAILVAVEGGRVVAMVNLLYTVSTALGARVALLEDMVVDAGARGAGIGSALLEHAIAHARASGCRRVTLLTDDDNVAAQRFYARHGFARSPMRPLRRAL
- a CDS encoding histidine phosphatase family protein, with protein sequence MQIILARHGQPELRLDSWFRPMALQEWLRLYDAAGLAPGAVPAAIRAQAAAVGVLACSDLLRCTESAQRLAPGRAVLGEALFREAEPPWPAWLDTRLPPLAWAAMFRLARFPGPARPAPATALRARQAAQRLVELARRHGSVLLVGHGLMGQLIARELRALGWQGPRQPASGYWQCSVYRAPD
- a CDS encoding MBL fold metallo-hydrolase; amino-acid sequence: MATSPTFARSALLAMALGCSAVLAGLPLAASAAPVAQQRTQVPGFFRMALGEFEVTALYDGYVDLDPKLLKGASAEDIQRLLARMFVEADKGVQTAVNAYLVNTGSQLLLVDAGAAQCFGPTLGAIQANIAAAGYQAAQVDHVLLTHLHPDHACGLLDGEGGMAFPNASVHVPKAEADYWLSAELAAKAPEDRQGMFRMAQAALAPYVAAGRLQPHGEEGPGIAGVSAAPSPGHTPGHSGYLFGSGTRRLLVWGDIVHSHAVQFARPDVAIEFDVDSTRAVATRQRVLADAALDRLWVAGAHLPFPGIGHVRTEGEGYAWVPVEYGPLRSDR